GCATTCGATCTTGGCACTTTCCGCCTGAAAGACGACGTTGTTATCGCATCCGTTAAAAACGCCCTTGAATTGGGCTATCGCGCAGTTGATACCGCCCAGATCTACGACAACGAAGCAACTGTCGGTCAGGCCATCGCAGAAAGCGGTGTATCGCGTGACGAACTTTTTATCACGACCAAGATCTGGACTGAGAACCTCAGTAAAGAGAAATTAATCCCAAGCCTCAAAGAGAGCCTGAAGAAACTGCGTACGGAGTATATTGATCTGACGCTGATCCACTGGCCATCACCGAACGATGCCGTCTCCGTTGAAGAATTTATGCAGGCATTACTGGAAGCCAAAGCTCAGGGGCTGACGCGTGAAATTGGTATCTCCAACTTCACTATCCCATTGATGGAAAGAGCGATTGCCGCCGTTGGCGCAGAAAATATCGCCACCAATCAGATCGAACTTTCACCTTATCTGCAAAACCGTCAGGTGGTGGAGTGGGCGAAGCAGCACAGCATCCATATTACCTCTTACATGACCCTGGCTTACGGCAAGGCGCTGAAAGATGAAACCATTCTGCGCATTGCTGCTAAGCATAATGCAACCGCAGCGCAGGTGATTCTGGCATGGGCGATGGGCGAAGGTTATGCGGTGATCCCGTCTTCAACTAAACGTGAAAACCTGGCGAGCAACCTACTGGCGCGGGATCTGAAGCTGGATCAGGATGACAAAAAAGCGATCGCTGCGCTCGATTGCAACGATCGTCTGGTTAGTCCGGAAGGCCTGGCACCGAACTGGGATTAAATTAACCCGCCCTCTGTACTCCAAACCCTCTTACAGCTCCTTCGGGAGCTGTTTTACATGCTCGCTCAGAAAATCAATAAAGGCCCGGATCCGGGTACTCACCGCTCTGTCGCTGTAATAGACCGCGCTGAAGGGCATCTGAACCGGCAGGCGCTTATCCGCCATCAGTTCGACTAATTCACCCCGCGCGATCTCTTTATCAATCATATAATCCGACAGGCAAGCAATCCCATTTCCTTCAAGGCATAACTGTTTGAGCGTCTCGCCGCTGTTCGATGATAAACCGCAGACCACTTCATGCAGC
This DNA window, taken from Leclercia adecarboxylata, encodes the following:
- the dkgB gene encoding 2,5-didehydrogluconate reductase DkgB — protein: MTIPAFDLGTFRLKDDVVIASVKNALELGYRAVDTAQIYDNEATVGQAIAESGVSRDELFITTKIWTENLSKEKLIPSLKESLKKLRTEYIDLTLIHWPSPNDAVSVEEFMQALLEAKAQGLTREIGISNFTIPLMERAIAAVGAENIATNQIELSPYLQNRQVVEWAKQHSIHITSYMTLAYGKALKDETILRIAAKHNATAAQVILAWAMGEGYAVIPSSTKRENLASNLLARDLKLDQDDKKAIAALDCNDRLVSPEGLAPNWD